From Saccharomyces kudriavzevii IFO 1802 strain IFO1802 genome assembly, chromosome: 13, a single genomic window includes:
- the MCM1 gene encoding transcription factor MCM1 (similar to Saccharomyces cerevisiae MCM1 (YMR043W); ancestral locus Anc_2.608): MSDIEEGTPTNNGQQKERRKIEIKFIENKTRRHVTFSKRKHGIMKKAFELSVLTGTQVLLLVVSETGLVYTFSTPKFEPIVTQQEGRNLIQACLNAPDDEEEDDDEDDDEEEEDDANDMQRQQPQHQPQQQQQQQQQVLNAHANSLGHLSQDQVPAGALKQEVKSQLLGANPSQNPIIQQQQHHAQNPQTQQPPQQQQQQQQQQQQQHQMPQHPRPQQGIPHPQQPQPPQQQQQQQQPQQQQQPLTGIHQPHQQAFGNAGSPYLNAEQNAAYQQYFQEPQQGQY, translated from the coding sequence ATGTCAGACATTGAAGAAGGCACCCCTACCAATAATGGGCAGCAGAAAgagagaagaaagataGAAATTAAGTTCATCGAGAATAAAACAAGGCGCCATGTGACATTTTCCAAGAGGAAGCACGGTATCATGAAAAAGGCTTTCGAGTTGTCTGTGCTAACCGGTACACAGGTGCTGTTGCTTGTTGTCTCAGAAACTGGTTTGGTGTATACTTTTAGCACGCCAAAGTTTGAACCTATAGTCACGCAGCAAGAAGGTAGGAACCTGATTCAGGCATGTCTGAATGCCcctgatgatgaagaagaagacgatgatgaagatgatgacgaggaagaggaggacGATGCTAATGATATGCAACGCCAGCAACCGCAGCATCAACcgcagcaacagcaacagcaacagcaacaagtATTGAATGCGCATGCGAATAGCTTGGGTCATCTGAGTCAAGATCAGGTACCGGCAGGCGCCCTGAAACAAGAAGTCAAATCTCAATTGTTGGGTGCCAATCCTAGCCAGAACCCGATAattcagcagcagcaacacCACGCTCAGAATCCACAAACACAACAGCCACcgcagcagcaacagcagcagcaacagcagcagcaacagcaacatcAAATGCCCCAGCATCCTCGACCACAACAAGGAATACCCCATCCGCAACAACCACAGCCAccacaacagcaacagcaacagcaacaaccacagcaacagcaacagccCCTCACTGGCATTCATCAGCCTCATCAACAGGCTTTTGGTAACGCTGGCTCTCCCTACCTGAATGCTGAACAAAACGCCGCTTACcaacaatattttcaagaGCCACAACAAGGTCAGTACTAA
- the CSM3 gene encoding Csm3p (similar to Saccharomyces cerevisiae CSM3 (YMR048W); ancestral locus Anc_2.612), giving the protein MDEDSDNLLLAFDGTNGVQSDPTIPNGLDSSVIDPTIADPTAIVTRKRRPQVKLTAEKLLSDKGLPYVLKNAHKRIRISSRKNSYANLSNIIQFYQLWAHELFPKAKFKDFMKICQTVGKTDPVLREYRVSLFRDEMDMSSDVGTREAEQSLKAQLPVAAEHVIGTSAEPIAAAPSNAQDKSNVNDDDDDDDDDDDDIYHFHVSNRRKRALRKEGDDASTIRNGIPPQEDTSALLRIFKEVGPSDLDDNQKKLLSRWLDERRAMEKDSMTDEDVQLVQKLEEWEMINIQGAEAQYDFLPGEDDFGVDQDELDAMKEMGF; this is encoded by the coding sequence ATGGATGAGGATTCTGACAATCTGTTATTAGCCTTTGATGGCACCAATGGGGTTCAAAGCGACCCGACTATACCGAATGGCCTGGATAGTTCGGTGATCGATCCTACCATAGCGGACCCAACTGCAATTGTAACTAGAAAGAGGAGACCTCAGGTGAAACTAACAGCAGAAAAGTTACTTAGTGATAAAGGTCTACCATatgttttgaagaatgcaCACAAAAGAATACGGATTTCCTCCAGAAAGAACTCATACGCTAACTTATCAAATATTATTCAGTTTTACCAGCTTTGGGCACATGAATTGTTTCCCAAGGCAAAATTTAAGGATTTTATGAAAATATGTCAGACAGTGGGTAAGACCGATCCAGTTTTGAGAGAATACAGAGTAAGCCTTTTCAGAGATGAGATGGACATGAGTTCTGATGTCGGCACACGAGAAGCCGAACAGAGTCTGAAAGCACAGCTGCCTGTGGCTGCAGAACATGTTATTGGCACGAGTGCGGAACCAATTGCAGCAGCTCCTTCCAATGCACAAGATAAAAGCAACgtaaatgatgatgatgatgatgatgatgatgatgatgacgatatCTATCATTTTCACGTTAgcaacagaagaaaaagagctCTGCGCAAGGAAGGTGATGATGCATCAACAATACGCAATGGCATACCGCCTCAGGAAGATACAAGTGCATTATTAAgaatattcaaagaagtAGGGCCCTCTGACCTTGACGATAATCAAAAGAAGCTCTTATCGAGATGGCTAGATGAACGTAGGGCTATGGAAAAAGACTCAATGactgatgaagatgttCAACTAGTACAAAAACTGGAAGAATGGGAAATGATTAATATACAAGGAGCAGAGGCACAATACGATTTTCTACCAGGAGAAGATGATTTTGGTGTTGATCAAGATGAGTTAGACGCTATGAAAGAAATGGGGTTTTAA
- the ARG80 gene encoding Arg80p (similar to Saccharomyces cerevisiae ARG80 (YMR042W); ancestral locus Anc_2.607): MTSNSDGSGTSLVEDSIAGDLETNDPSESVRRLSTPLLEQDQEDDEDDGDVEEDDDNDKFSVGTSTPTPTTAKAKENGGTSTSTITRQKQPIKYIENKTRRHVTFSKRRHGIMKKAYELSVLTGANILLLILANSGLVYTFTTPKLEPVVREDEGKNLIKACINAPNSPDPLQAHDQPSTS; this comes from the coding sequence ATGACGTCAAATAGCGACGGTTCCGGTACCAGTTTAGTAGAAGATTCGATTGCCGGCGATCTTGAGACTAACGACCCCAGCGAATCCGTGCGCCGGCTTTCAACTCCGTTGCTAGAGCAAGATCAGGAggacgatgaagacgatggCGACGTCGAGGAAGACGACGATAACGACAAGTTCAGCGTGGGTACCTCCACTCCCACGCCAACCACAGCCAAGGCCAAGGAAAATGGTGGCACAAGCACAAGTACGATTACCAGGCAGAAGCAGCCGATCAAGTACATCGAAAACAAAACCCGCAGACACGTCACCTTCTCCAAGAGGCGGCACGGGATCATGAAAAAAGCATATGAGCTTTCTGTCTTGACGGGTGCTAACATCTTACTACTAATCCTAGCGAATTCCGGGCTAGTCTACACGTTCACCACTCCCAAGCTCGAGCCAGTTGTACGGGAAGACGAGGGTAAGAACCTCATCAAAGCATGCATCAACGCTCCCAATTCTCCCGATCCTTTACAGGCACATGACCAGCCCTCAACCAGCTGA
- the IOC4 gene encoding Ioc4p (similar to Saccharomyces cerevisiae IOC4 (YMR044W); ancestral locus Anc_2.609), whose product MSDVVFQPTDIVLAKVKGFSAWPAMIIPGELIPENILKNKPMGVYKGKSADGKGAEAENQEQSNGEDEEAAEEEEEEDDVFADSDANPENFIIYTPVLKFRKHDTLKPVYCVKFFCDDSYIWVKPTDMKILTGEECRQWLNGKQRKNKKLIPAYEMAMKGKDGIDIWEFVEYGSYGKPDEEEYVEEDEEQQKRTAKRPTRSSSRQRQKRVFETDKSEEGEPVKRKRVTRSTRQQRVDEEEEEEEEGQEEQEPEGEEEEFVRKRPQRGKPRKAVATKTKLKPKSKPKKEKPSPPKVIKYHFEDDEDWSIVGLGPQDLSIEKTMDPIAKKLSQKKNLERHVEIKLDLEDKLAGINKLLCDVLCSGVNRTVSIKDDFEIILDELQIALNTRGSKNEFITIFQSNNSLLLYFRILFNLRRKELNKWGLWGRFQDVFEHIYSYEFRPDTTDWQLEQDMELKEEQQQDADAARAVKEEKSEVEA is encoded by the coding sequence ATGTCTGACGTGGTATTCCAGCCAACGGATATTGTCCTCGCCAAAGTTAAGGGGTTTTCGGCGTGGCCGGCAATGATCATCCCTGGTGAACTCATACCGGAGAACATCCTCAAGAACAAACCAATGGGTGTGTACAAAGGTAAGTCAGCCGATGGGAAAGGAGCTGAAGCTGAAAATCAAGAACAAAGCAATggtgaagacgaagaagcagcagaagaagaagaagaagaagatgatgttTTCGCTGACAGCGACGCTAAtcctgaaaattttataaTATACACTCCAGTTCTGAAGTTTCGTAAACATGATACGTTGAAACCAGTCTATTGTGTAAAGTTTTTTTGCGATGACTCGTACATCTGGGTGAAACCTACAgatatgaaaattttaacTGGTGAAGAATGTCGCCAATGGCTAAATGGCAAACAGCGgaagaataaaaaactaATACCGGCCTATGAAATGGCTATGAAGGGCAAGGATGGAATTGACATTTGGGAATTCGTGGAATACGGATCTTACGGTAAGCCAGATGAAGAGGAATACGTAGAGGAGGACGAAGAGCAGCAAAAAAGAACGGCGAAGAGGCCCACCAGATCTTCTAGTAGGCAACGTCAAAAGCGTGTTTTTGAGACAGACAAAAGTGAAGAGGGCGAGCCTGTAAAAAGGAAGAGAGTCACTAGATCAACTCGACAACAAAGGGtagatgaagaggaagaagaagaggaagaaggaCAAGAAGAGCAGGAGCCGGAgggtgaagaagaagagtttGTTAGGAAGAGGCCCCAAAGAGGCAAACCTAGGAAGGCTGTGGCAACGAAGACTAAACTAAAGCCCAAGTCGAAGccaaagaaggagaaaCCTAGCCCTCCCAAAGTAATTAAGTATCATTTTGAGGATGATGAGGATTGGAGTATAGTTGGACTTGGTCCACAGGATCtatcaattgaaaaaacaatggATCCGATCGCAAAAAAACTGtcacaaaagaaaaacctGGAAAGGCATGTAGAAATTAAGCTGGATCTGGAAGATAAACTTGCAGGCATCAACAAACTATTATGCGATGTCTTATGTTCAGGTGTCAACCGAACAGTTTCCATAAaggatgattttgaaataatatTAGATGAATTACAAATTGCACTTAACACAAGAGGATCCAAAAATGAATTCATAACAATTTTCCAATCAAATAATTCCCTCCTGTTATACTTTAGAATACTGTTTAACTTGAGGAGAAAGGAATTGAATAAATGGGGTTTATGGGGTCGTTTCCAAGACGTTTTCGAGCATATTTACTCATATGAATTTAGACCTGATACGACAGATTGGCAATTGGAACAAGATATGgaattaaaagaagaacaacaacaagaCGCTGACGCTGCCAGAGCtgtgaaagaagaaaaatccgAAGTAGAAGCATAA
- the ARA2 gene encoding D-arabinose 1-dehydrogenase (NAD(P)(+)) ARA2 (similar to Saccharomyces cerevisiae ARA2 (YMR041C); ancestral locus Anc_2.604), giving the protein MSSKRKKNECGFKLARTKVNPSDLASVSPLVLGGAVLNHQYTAEPESIPLEDIIKYAFWHGINAIDTSPYYGPSEILYGKALRNLKNEFPRNTYFICTKVGRIGADEFNYSKEFVRFSVHRSCERLNTTYLDLVYLHDVEFVPLPQILEALKELRILKDEGVIKNLGISGYPIEFITWLTERCSTKENDIGSLDAALSYCNLNLQNNKLLDFRERLLHNANLKMVCNASILSMSLLRWQETRQFHPCTRELKECASKAAKYCQEQNIDLADLATRYAIAEWIGKGPVVLGVSSMEELKSALDNYENVKYNGNKLSSKDEKLVNFIQKNFFREHFNEVWPSGIPHPEMMESS; this is encoded by the coding sequence ATGTCTTCAAAACGCAAGAAAAACGAGTGCGGTTTTAAGTTGGCTAGGACTAAAGTGAACCCGTCTGACTTAGCATCAGTTTCACCTTTAGTTTTAGGCGGTGCGGTGCTGAACCATCAGTACACCGCTGAGCCAGAATCCATTCCATTGGAAGATATAATCAAATACGCCTTCTGGCATGGCATAAATGCAATCGACACCTCCCCTTATTATGGTCCTAGTGAGATCCTTTATGGTAAAGCATTACgcaacttgaaaaatgagTTCCCTAGGAACACTTATTTCATATGCACAAAGGTGGGACGCATCGGCGCAGATGAATTCAATTACTCCAAAGAATTCGTGAGATTCAGCGTCCACAGATCGTGCGAAAGATTAAACACTACATACCTAGATTTGGTTTACTTGCACGACGTGGAGTTCGTCCCACTCCCACAAATTTTAGAAGCACTAAAGGAATTGAGAATCTTAAAGGATGAGGGTGTCATCAAAAACCTCGGCATATCAGGTTACCCAATCGAGTTCATCACTTGGCTCACTGAACGTTGTTCTACTAAGGAGAACGATATCGGTTCACTGGACGCGGCACTATCGTATTGTAACTTAAATTTACAGAACAATAAACTACTCGATTTTCGCGAAAGATTACTGCACAATGCCAACCTGAAGATGGTGTGCAATGCATCAATCTTGAGCATGTCGTTACTGAGATGGCAGGAGACAAGGCAGTTTCACCCATGTACCCGGGAATTGAAGGAATGTGCCTCCAAGGCGGCTAAGTATTGtcaagaacaaaatattgatCTGGCTGACTTAGCTACAAGATACGCTATTGCGGAATGGATAGGCAAGGGGCCTGTGGTTCTTGGGGTGAGCAGCatggaagaattgaaatCAGCTTTGGATAATTATGAAAATGTGAAGTACAACGGCAACAAATTGTCTTCCAAAGACGAAAAACTGGTAAATTTCATccagaagaattttttcagagaGCATTTTAATGAAGTCTGGCCGTCGGGCATTCCTCACCCAGAAATGATGGAAT
- the NUP116 gene encoding FG-nucleoporin NUP116 (similar to Saccharomyces cerevisiae NUP100 (YKL068W) and NUP116 (YMR047C); ancestral locus Anc_2.610), with protein sequence MFGVSRGAFPNTTKQPFGSAPSSFGTQQQQQQPVAGASAFGLAQQANPSQAPAFGNFGNQTSNSPFGMSGTAAASSTPFGQGQLGANNNASGSIFGGMGNNTSLSASSASAVPNSTAGTGIKPFTTFEEKDPTTGVANVFESITCMPEYRNFSFEELRFQDYQAGRKFFTGQNGASTTFSNPQGTTNTGFGMMGNNNASTSASTGGLFGQKPTTGMFGTSSGGGFGSGAPNATGLFGSSTNLAGNSAFGANKAATSGGLFGNTTNPTNNANSTALFGQQNSNTNANPFGQQQNSFGANNINSGGAFGQVSHGAFPQQQAQQGTSGLFGQSDTNTNGGAFSQQQNGGNGIFGAKPASGGLFGQSGGTNTFGINNNANDTTSAGLFGQNNQQQNGGGLFGQQQNSNTGGLFGQTNQNQNRTGLFGQQNSSNTFNQPQQQGGLFGSKPIGGLLGQQQGASTFGSGNAQGNSLFGQNNQQQQAPGGLFGQQNNQPQPQTGGLFGQSNQTNIQPFGQNGLQQPQQNTSLFGAKPAGAGLFSNNATNQNSGLTGNNLQQPSGGLFQNKQQPTSGGLFGSKPTNPVGGGLFGNNQAANQNNTASTAGGLFGNKPATGSLFGNTNTAAPNMTSGGLFGSNNASSTAATTNSTGLFGNKPAGVNAPTSGGGLFGSNNNLSSNNGIASTGLIGNNNFSQSTSGGSLFQNNTSGNLPGAGLFSQSCQPMSQSQNMLQQQQQQRLQLQSSNPYGTNELFSKATIVNTISSPVQPNATKIKADERKKASLTSAYRMVPKTLFTARLKANNIVMDKVKITADPKLSISIDKKNNQITISNHQEETLDESILKTSRLLFNPDKKSFKNLINNKKLLTAPEENNRALNSDTSSRSRINEQGVIPANLNMDKKEGTNGGSVLILPTKANEEVNTTKSQLRIVNEENKENIADLEKKESPEGGKNTIDVGVTERDASFINEDYYISPSMDTLSSYSLLQLRKVPHLVVGHKNYGKIEFLEPVDLAEVPLTSLGGVIITFEPKTCIMYANSSNRPKRGEGINVRARITCFNCFPVDKSTRKPIKDPKHQLVKRHIERLKRNPNSNFESYDAASGTYVFIVNYAAQHSF encoded by the coding sequence ATGTTTGGAGTTAGCCGTGGTGCATTTCCTAACACAACAAAACAACCATTTGGCTCAgcaccatcatcatttgGTActcaacagcagcaacaacagccGGTAGCGGGCGCTTCTGCTTTTGGTTTAGCTCAGCAAGCAAATCCGTCTCAGGCCCCTGCTTTCGGTAACTTTGGTAACCAGACTTCTAATTCTCCCTTTGGAATGTCTGGAACGGCAGCTGCCAGTAGCACCCCTTTCGGTCAAGGTCAGTTGGGCGCAAATAACAACGCTTCAGGATCAATCTTTGGCGGCATGGGCAATAACACGTCACTTTCTGCTAGTTCCGCTTCTGCTGTGCCCAACTCTACCGCAGGCACGGGCATTAAACCATTTACTacatttgaagagaaagatCCAACAACCGGCGTCGCTAATGTTTTCGAAAGTATTACCTGTATGCCTGAATACAGAaacttttcctttgaagaattgagGTTTCAAGACTATCAAGCcggaagaaaattttttactGGACAAAATGGCGCCAGTACCACATTTAGCAATCCTCAGGGTACTACCAATACGGGGTTTGGAATGATGGGGAATAATAACGCCAGTACTTCCGCTTCAACAGGGGGTTTGTTTGGCCAAAAGCCAACAACAGGCATGTTTGGAACCAGCTCAGGCGGTGGCTTTGGTTCTGGAGCTCCTAACGCTACCGGACTGTTCGGAAGCTCAACCAACCTTGCAGGGAATTCAGCTTTTGGGGCGAACAAAGCCGCCACTTCTGGAGGATTGTTTGGTAACACGACCAACCCAACTAACAACGCTAATAGCACAGCCCTTTTTGGACAGCAAAATTCGAACACAAACGCTAATCCATTTGGCCAGCAACAAAATTCATTTGGCGcaaataatatcaatagTGGAGGTGCCTTCGGCCAGGTGAGCCATGGCGCCTTCCCCCAACAACAAGCACAACAGGGTACCAGTGGTCTTTTTGGTCAATCAGACACCAACACAAATGGCGGTGCCTTCAGCCAACAGCAAAACGGCGGTAATGGTATTTTCGGAGCCAAACCGGCTTCTGGTGGGCTGTTTGGTCAATCCGGTGGTACAAATACATTTGGCATAAACAATAACGCGAATGACACTACCTCTGCTGGCTTATTCGGACAAAAtaatcaacaacaaaatggTGGAGGATTATTTGGGCAACAACAAAATTCCAACACTGGGGGACTATTCGGTCAGACTAACCAGAATCAAAACCGGACAGGGTTGTTTGGACAGCAAAACTCCTCAAATACATTTAATCAACCGCAGCAGCAGGGGGGCCTGTTCGGAAGCAAACCTATAGGCGGACTGCTAGGACAACAGCAGGGAGCATCAACTTTTGGATCTGGAAACGCTCAGGgaaattctttatttgGGCAAAACaatcaacaacagcaagCACCAGGAGGATTGTTTGGGCAACAGAACAACCAGCCACAGCCTCAAACTGGCGGGTTATTTGGCCAATCTAATCAAACCAACATCCAACCATTTGGCCAAAACGGGTTACAACAACCACAACAAAACACTAGTCTTTTTGGAGCAAAACCCGCTGGTGCAGGTTTGTTTTCTAACAACGCAACAAACCAAAACAGCGGTCTTACTGGAAATAATCTGCAACAGCCATCGGGAGGTTTATTCCAGAATAAACAGCAACCAACTTCAGGGGGCTTGTTTGGCTCAAAACCTACAAACCCTGTCGGAGGCGGATTATTTGGAAACAATCAAGCCGCCAATCAAAATAATACCGCTTCAACTGCTGGAGGATTGTTCGGCAATAAACCGGCTACAGGATCTCTCTTCGGCAACACCAATACCGCAGCCCCAAATATGACTTCAGGTGGGTTATTCGGGTCTAATAATGCTTCTAGTACAGCAGCTACTACAAATTCTACCGGTTTATTCGGCAATAAACCTGCTGGTGTTAATGCTCCAACAAGTGGGGGAGGATTGTTTGGAAGCAATAACAATTTGTCTTCAAATAACGGTATCGCTTCAACGGGGTTGATTGGTAATAATAATTTCTCTCAATCTACTAGTGGTGGGAGCCTATTCCAAAATAACACCAGCGGGAACCTTCCAGGCGCAGGATTATTTTCTCAGTCTTGTCAGCCAATGTCGCAATCGCAGAACATGCttcaacagcagcaacagcaaagGTTACAGCTTCAGAGCAGTAATCCATACGGTACTAATGAACTCTTTTCTAAAGCTACGATCGTCAACACCATTTCTAGTCCAGTTCAACCAAATGCTACCAAGATCAAAGCCGATGAGCGCAAAAAAGCTAGTTTGACTAGCGCATATAGAATGGTTCCTAAAACATTATTCACAGCCAGGCTTAAGGCTAATAATATTGTAATGGATAAGGTCAAGATTACGGCTGATCCAAAATTATCCATTTCAATtgacaaaaagaataacCAAATTACAATTTCCAACCACCAGGAGGAAACCCTGGATGAAAGCATTCTGAAAACTTCCAGGCTATTATTTAATCCCGACAAGAAATCATTCAAGAACCTAATCAATAATAAGAAATTGTTGACGGCACCCGAGGAAAATAATAGAGCGTTGAACAGCGATACCAGTAGCAGAAGTAGAATCAATGAGCAAGGAGTGATACCAGCAAACTTAAACATGGATAAAAAGGAAGGTACAAATGGTGGTAGCGTACTTATCTTGCCTACAAAAGCCAATGAGGAAGTGAACACTACCAAGAGTCAATTGAGGATTGTTAACGAAGAGAATAAGGAAAACATTGctgatttggaaaagaaggagtCTCCAGAAGGTGGTAAAAATACAATTGATGTAGGCGTTACCGAAAGAGATGCTTCCTTCATTAACGAAGATTACTACATCTCTCCATCCATGGATACTTTATCCTCTTATTCCTTGTTACAATTGCGCAAGGTTCCACACTTAGTTGTGGGTCATAAAAACTATGGTAAAATTGAATTCCTTGAACCTGTCGACCTTGCTGAAGTGCCTCTGACTTCTTTAGGAGGTGTTATCATTACCTTTGAACCCAAAACCTGTATAATGTATGCAAACTCATCAAACAGACCCAAGCGAGGCGAAGGTATTAACGTTCGGGCTAGAATTACCTGCTTCAATTGTTTTCCTGTAGATAAATCTACAAGGAAGCCCATAAAGGATCCAAAGCATCAGTTGGTTAAAAGGCATATTGAACGCTTAAAGAGGAATCCGAATTCAAACTTTGAAAGTTATGATGCCGCCAGTGGTACTTACGTGTTTATCGTAAACTATGCAGCACAGCATTCCTTTTAA